A genomic segment from Microcella flavibacter encodes:
- a CDS encoding GNAT family N-acetyltransferase — MLLETHVLQDDDPDLPGLLRAGFVVVGESWGARLRLTAGHDAAGERRLQTAVREARSAGVRIVELDPSASGVSAAGSSAGADAADIVALERQTTPDYPYTPATAHHAPELDEVHEWPRRGLRAFGARTPDGVLVAVSVGRETYEHGERLGDHDFVSVARDHRGQGIAKGVVAAWILALAADGVRTFATGGAAQNSGSLGMVRALGFAVEERWLSLQRP, encoded by the coding sequence GTGCTCCTCGAAACCCACGTGCTGCAAGACGACGACCCCGACCTGCCCGGTCTGCTGCGGGCCGGCTTCGTCGTCGTCGGCGAATCGTGGGGCGCGCGGCTGCGGCTCACTGCGGGGCACGACGCGGCCGGTGAGCGGCGTCTGCAGACCGCGGTTCGGGAAGCCCGTTCCGCCGGGGTCCGCATCGTCGAGCTCGACCCCTCCGCGAGCGGGGTCTCCGCCGCCGGAAGCTCAGCCGGCGCTGACGCCGCCGACATCGTCGCCCTCGAACGGCAGACCACGCCCGACTACCCCTACACGCCGGCGACGGCGCACCACGCGCCCGAGCTCGACGAGGTGCACGAATGGCCGCGCCGCGGCCTGCGCGCGTTCGGCGCCCGCACGCCCGACGGCGTCCTCGTCGCCGTCTCGGTCGGCCGCGAGACCTACGAGCACGGCGAGCGCCTCGGCGACCACGACTTCGTCTCCGTCGCGCGCGACCACCGCGGGCAGGGCATCGCGAAGGGCGTCGTCGCCGCATGGATCCTCGCCCTCGCCGCCGACGGCGTGCGCACCTTCGCCACCGGGGGAGCAGCGCAGAACTCCGGCAGCCTCGGCATGGTGCGGGCCCTCGGCTTCGCCGTCGAGGAGCGCTGGCTCAGCCTGCAGCGCCCCTGA
- a CDS encoding GPGG-motif small membrane protein: MATLLWIIAVVLVIAGIVALVRRQLLWGIVLIVVGLLVGPGGVSLFT; encoded by the coding sequence ATGGCAACACTGCTCTGGATCATCGCCGTCGTCCTCGTCATCGCGGGCATCGTCGCCCTCGTGCGTCGACAGCTCCTGTGGGGCATCGTGCTCATCGTCGTCGGGCTGCTCGTCGGTCCCGGCGGAGTCAGCCTCTTCACCTGA